In the genome of Pieris napi chromosome 16, ilPieNapi1.2, whole genome shotgun sequence, one region contains:
- the LOC125057088 gene encoding dual specificity protein phosphatase CDC14AB-like: MDENDIIISSTEIIKDRLYFATLKTGYKPKPTRNSKYFHIEDEIVYENFYYDFGPYHLCHLYQFCNKLNEELEKNPKKKIVFYTSNSETLRLNAAYLIGSYQIIYLGSSPGTVYKQLTEGTWSLLNFRDASGGPALFDISLLDVLQGIKVAHDAKFFDFEHFDTEQYLFYEKVENGDLNWIIPGKMLAFSGPHHRSRLDRGYPLHSPEHYHEYFKKHHVTTIVRLNKKSYDARQFTAHGFEHRELFFVDGSVPSDLIVNRFIRISEVAKGAVAVHCKAGLGRTGTLIACYMMKHHAFTAREAIAWLRICRPGSVIGHQQWFLENIQPRMHAEGDAHRRRHNITCLPVFARGIYSDLAPEPVPIQDKPVSLQTILHAKNANTNKLDNANALNGNETDRENNITPVIGKYKTTASPMLPVKVFTPKMNYMLPTNNVKNANNTNLKPQPRLINSTIKSHYAAKTSTFPPTRGANSQAKLTGVKAQFTGKNSFHGRANLARPANYTHGASPIKTFTRKAMSVTKMTSNDTNAVTTVSNVTTTLTTLTENCHLNGKNRLPSEPNLKATPKTPVINSARKKMIVRSNSSSRKKLPKSVPKSNLEASQELSSSDTNITNISVDSLDTPFRFRRKRDKSKSPEPMDTLSNSVITADVTPENYEETNNSQGNKLYKIKALRKKCPSFGVSLLKKEGVQTRSSSCASGSTVKKK, translated from the exons ATGGATGAAAATGATATCATAATTTCTTCTACGGAGATAATTAAAG atagATTATATTTCGCAACACTCAAAACCGGTTACAAACCAAAGCCTACCCGCAATAGTAAATACTTCCACATTGAAGATGAGATTGTATATGAAAACTTCTACTATGATTTTGGACCTTATCATCTGTGCCATTTGTATCAATTTTGCAACAAGCTTAATGAAGAATTGGAGAAGAATCCGAAGAAAAAGATCGTCTTCTACACCAGCAATAGTGAAACTCTTAGGCTTAACGCGGCCTATCTTATTGGGAGTTATCAG aTAATATATCTGGGCTCCTCCCCTGGTACGGTCTACAAGCAGCTAACAGAAGGCACTTGGTCCTTATTAAACTTCCGTGATGCGTCTGGCGGACCAGCGCTCTTCGACATATCGCTTCTAGATGTGCTGCAGGGCATCAAAGTGGCTCATGATGCGAAATTCTTCGACTTCGAGCACTTTGATACGGAacagtatttgttttatgaG AAAGTAGAAAACGGTGATCTCAACTGGATAATACCCGGGAAAATGCTGGCGTTTTCCGGTCCCCACCATCGCTCGCGTTTGGACCGGGGTTACCCCCTACATAGCCCGGAACACTACCACgaatatttcaagaagcacCACGTGACCACCATCGTCCGGCTAAACAAGAAATCATATGATGCAAGGCAGTTTACCGCGCATGGATTTGAGCATAGGGAATTGTTCTTTGTGGATGGTTCCGTGCCTTCGGATCTGATAGTCAACAGGTTCATAAGGATCTCGGAGGTGGCGAAAGGCGCTGTTGCTGTACATTGTAAAG CTGGTCTTGGCCGTACAGGAACTCTGATAGCATGCTACATGATGAAGCACCATGCCTTCACAGCTCGAGAGGCTATCGCCTGGCTGCGGATCTGCAGACCTGGATCTGTTATTGGACACCAGCAGTGGTTCCTTGAGAA CATTCAACCTCGGATGCATGCAGAAGGAGATGCACACCGTCGAAGACACAACATCACGTGCCTACCCGTGTTTGCACGAGGGATATACAGCGACTTGGCCCCGGAGCCGGTGCCAATACAAGACAAACCAGTTTCGTTGCAGACCATATTACACGCCAAGAACGCTAATACCAATAAG CTGGACAATGCCAATGCACTTAACGGGAACGAGACAGATCGAGAAAACAATATAACGCCAGTCATTGGCAAGTACAAGACTACCGCCTCCCCGATGTTACCAGTTAAGGTGTTCACACCAAAAATGAACTATATGCTTCCCACAAACAATGTAAAGAACGCCAATAACACCAACCTCAAACCACAGCCGAGATTAATAAACTCAACGATTAAATCTCACTACGCGGCCAAAACATCCACTTTCCCCCCTACGAGAGGTGCCAACTCCCAAGCCAAATTAACTGGGGTCAAAGCTCAATTTACGGGCAAAAACAGCTTCCACGGCCGTGCCAATCTTGCGCGACCGGCAAACTACACTCACGGCGCAAGCCCCATCAAGACATTTACCAGAAAAGCCATGAGTGTCACAAAAATGACGTCAAACGATACAAACGCCGTCACGACCGTCAGCAATGTTACCACAACTTTGACAACGCTGACGGAAAATTGTCATTTGAATGGCAAAAACCGTCTTCCATCAGAGCCGAATCTCAAAGCTACACCAAAAACTCCCGTAATAAACAGTGCCAGGAAGAAAATGATTGTTCGATCAAATTCCAGTTCTCGTAAAAAGCTTCCTAAAAGTGTCCCCAAAAGTAATCTCGAAGCGAGCCAAGAGCTATCATCGAGCGATACCAATATAACCAACATCTCTGTCGATTCCCTGGACACACCCTTCAGGTTCAGACGAAAACGGGATAAATCTAAAAGTCCCGAACCGATGGACACCTTATCTAACTCGGTTATAACGGCTGATGTGACTCCAGAAAACTACGAGGAGACAAATAATTCTCAAGGGAATaagttgtataaaattaaggcATTACGAAAAAAATGTCCTTCATTCGGTGTGAGCTTATTGAAGAAAGAGGGTGTCCAAACCAGATCGAGTAGTTGCGCTAGCGGTTCAACCGTTAAGAAGAAATGA